GACGGGGACACCGTCGCCGCCTCGAACCGCCTGGCGCCGATGCTGACCGGACGAACCACCGTCAGCCTGGTCTGCTTCGGCACCGGCCCCGATCCCGCCGCGCCGACCGCCCTCCCGGCGCATCCGCCGCGCTGGGTGGTCTCGGACCGCCACGACCCGACCGTCAAAACCCCCTGCCCGGTGGAGCGGACCCACCGCATGATGCGCCTCTACCGTGCCCATGGCTACGTCCAGGTCGCCGAGGAGGACGGGATCACCCTGCTCCGCAGGCGATAACGCCGGCGCCGCCTCCCGGGCCCCCTCGGCGCCGCCACAAGAATGCGGAGTCGCGGGCCTCCTCGCGGGCCAGGCGTGGGGCTGACGGATGGGCCTGTCGGACGGATTTGGCGGATGGGTCTCACGGATGTGGCTGACGGCGGAGTGGGCTGACCGTGGAGTGGAAGTGGCTCAGGCGTCCGGAGCGACGAGACTGCGGAGCAGGGGAGTGGTGATCCGCACGATGTCCTCCACGTCCGCCTCGGCCAGGTCGGGCAGGTGCAGCAGATAGCGCTGGGCGGCGACCCCCATCATGATCGCGCTGAACAGTGCGGCACGCAGTCGGGCATCGGGGGCATCGATGGTGGCCGCGATGTGATCGGTGACCTCCGCGGTCATGTGCCGGCGCAGCAGTTCTGCCGCTTCGTCGCTCGTCATGCTCGTCCGCAGAAGCACCGCCATGGGGCCGTCCGGATCCGCCGCCCAGGTGTCCAGCATGCCGCGCAGGCGGTTCTCCACCGTGTGGCCGGGGTCGCTGGTGGTGAGTTCGTCGTGGGGGATCCGCCAGTGGACGGCCTCGCGGAACAGGGCCTGCTTGCTGCCGAAGTACTGGATCACGGAGGACTTGTCCACGTCGGCTTCGGCCGCGATGGCGCGGATGGTCGCGCGCTCGTAGCCGACCTCCGCGAACTTCCGCCGTGCGGCCGTCAGGATGCGCCGACGTGTGCGCTCGCCCTTGCGCTCCGGAAGGGCTGCCTCCGCGGCCGGGTCTCCGGAACCGGACGTGCGCCGCGCGGCCTGTCCGGGCGCATTCGTCGCTGCATCGGCGCAGGTCAAAGTCGGTCCCCTTTCCGGTGCCGGTCCTGATGCTACAAGTACCTCCGGACAGTGCCGGGGCCTTGGAAACGGCGGATCGGAAAGCTTCGCAGAGGGACGGCGGATCGGAAAGCTTCGTAGCGGGAATGGCGGACCGCAAGGTTCCGCGGGGGAGGAGCGGACGCCGGCGCACGGGGAGCGTCGGCCCGCACCGCCCTCCCGCTCCGGCCGCTGGAGCCTGTCCCAGCGGCCGGAGCGAGACGGAACGGTGCGGCGGAACCGTCACCACGTGGTGGTGGTGTACGGGCGAGAGCCGTCCGGCTCAGGCGGCCAGCGCCGCCGCATCCTCCACCAGCCGGCCGAGGTCCGGAAGAGCGTGGGACCGGCGCTGGAGTCCCTGGGCGCGGGACCGGTAGGAGCGGTCATCGAGAACGTTGCGCAGCGCCGCGGCCAGCGCATCGCGTGTCACGTCCTGGACGTTCATCCGGATACCGACGCCCAACTGCTCGAGCCGGGAGGCATTGTGGGACTGCTCCGCGAACAGCGGTACGGCCACCATGGGGACTCCGGCTGCCAGCGCCTCCCGGGTGCCGTTGAAGCCGGCATGCGTG
This portion of the Streptomyces sp. 2114.4 genome encodes:
- a CDS encoding TetR/AcrR family transcriptional regulator → MTCADAATNAPGQAARRTSGSGDPAAEAALPERKGERTRRRILTAARRKFAEVGYERATIRAIAAEADVDKSSVIQYFGSKQALFREAVHWRIPHDELTTSDPGHTVENRLRGMLDTWAADPDGPMAVLLRTSMTSDEAAELLRRHMTAEVTDHIAATIDAPDARLRAALFSAIMMGVAAQRYLLHLPDLAEADVEDIVRITTPLLRSLVAPDA